The window ATCCTCCAAAATCACGAACAAGTCGACACCGAGcttagtttattaaaaagcGACGTCTCCAATCTCAACCAGGAACTCGAGATGGCAAAGAAGAAGAATGCCAAGTATGAGGCGGATTTAATGGCAATGAGGGAGGAATTGACATCGCTCAAAGAACATGCAAAGGCGACGGCCGTCATGtgcgcaaaaaataaaaatcaggtGAGTGAAttgcgaaaaaaattactaattggATGCTGTTTATTCTGCGGACAAGTGTTTACCACTGTGATATTTCATGTTTGAAACGGGGAAAACAACAAACGCGCAAATATTGCCAGAGCTGCCACATTTGTGCGgctttgcattaaaaaaaatgttttttaaaaaaaggaaaaattttagaatccgAACCTGTAgcatactttttttaagaattctaGAGGGTTCTAAAAGCATAGAAAACgccataaaactttgctacagtcagttaaaaaaatgtttttgtgaaaTGACCAAGACCATACAGGGTGGCCATCTAAACCTAACAGGCTgtataattttagacaaaaatttttaaaaaatttaattttgcaaaactctGTACCTATAATACGTCCAATTAAACGTAGAATACgctgaaacaaaccgttttgctctacgatttttagcttatgagttatttaatttgagttaagttttttaatagaaaacaaaaaatttctctGTAATCAGAACTAAgaatatttttcataaatatcttgtttaaaataaatctaaatcAATAATTGGAAATGTAAGGACAGAGAAACAacataaaattgcaaatattttcatttatgcCGAGTTGCCTTTATACCTTAATGCAAAAACACTTTACATCCCTGATGAATTATTATCATAATTAGCGAGATACGAAATAGGGGCGAAAGCCCTCCAGCGTTCAACTTTaacaatcaataaattaataatacaattACGGCAcgagaaattaattaattattcttcTCTAAATGCaactattgtttttaaatttaatgaaatattcAAGTCGACTCTAGTGAATAGCGCGCGCGAGTCAATTGTCgagaagttttaattttgcctTCTTTAATCAACTCActaatggaaaaaaattaattacgaattgcacatttttatttcgGCGCCTCTGAAAGGgacttatttaattaatttcatttcggATTCGTGTAGGAGGAAATATCATTTTCTAAACACAATAATTAGTTATTCCAGCCACGTTGAATCATcaagttattaaaatattccGAGAATTCTTCTGTTACTCTCAGCACCTAACCCAGATTTGTTCGTTTTTGTCCCTGTTTGTGAATTCACTGTGGACAAGCTTTATCAAAGCCTCCGCGCCATTTCTTTGATCTTAACCGATCGTAACAGTTTACTAACATATCCTCAACCCTCATATATTCCACTCGAGTGAACTTTTCTCCCCGTAAAAACTTGcttcgttaaaatttatattgaaGAGTTAAAACACAAATGTAAAATGTATAAACTAGTtagctataaataaaattcgtaaaaatgtaaaattcaCGAGTGTTTGTCGTTAATCAAATCGATTTCTTTCTGCTCCTTCCTCTCGTTCCGCTCCTCGTATTGGAATTTATTTCTTCGGATCCTCTCGATTATAGTTTCGGTGGTGACATCGCTCTCGGAATTAACTTGCAGGAAAATACCGACTTGCTTGGGGTACTTGAAGGGGTCCTCCACCCCCTCCTCCCCAGTGCCGAGACTTCCACTCACCACCACAtcaattagaaaattatttaccaAATCTTCCGTAACGTGAAACGGCGCATCTATCACCACTTCCGAGACGTATTTACACGCCAATACGCCCAATAACCTCTCATGCATCCTCATAACGGGGTAATCCGCCCCCTTGTACCCCCTCACAACCTCATCAGAATACAACCCCACGATGACATAATCCCCCAACTCGGCCACCTTCTCCAAAAACTGCACATGCCCCACGTGGAACAAATCAAACCCACCGCACACATAAACCACTTTATCGCCAACTTTCCTCGCTTCACCTCCAGAGAATTCCACGATTTTTCGCGTGCTGAGCTGGAAGCTCGACCCGGTCCATGGAGACCTGGACGCCTTCCCCAAAATACGGGCCACTAGCCCCGTGGTGGAAATCCCCGGAGTGCGTTGAACCTCTCTGTACCGGCCCTCCAATTTAATTTCCTTGTACGTGTCGCTTCCATCGGCCGTGAGCGTGATATCGTCACCGTGACAGCAAAAATCACACTCGTACTGATCGAGCGTCTTCAGAGAGGTGACGTAGGGCGAGCCCTCCACCACCTGGTCCACCCAACGAATGGCCGAAATGAGTTTACAACGCTCGTCGAAGGTGTAAACTGGGGGACCCTTGTGGCGGGTGATGTCCGCATCGCTGTGGACGCCTACCACGAGGTGGTCCCCCAGGAGTTTGGCCTGGCGCAGCGAATTGGCGTGGCCGAAGTGCACCAGGTCGTAGCAGCCGTCGCACCACACTTTTACACGAGAGGGTTGTGTTgacattttgacaattttttattcagtttttgaCACCGCcatcttttttcttttactacttttattataacttttccATGTCAATATCATTTTTATATATAAATCCAGACTCGTAGCATAAGAAATAACTTGTTGTATCCTAAAggcttcattaaattttaattggttgttaaaagttaacaacgcgaatgaccaatcaaattggtcCAATTTGGTCATGTGATCAGTTAATACCCAATTAACTGCGCGATTAATGATCACCTGACCAAATGaagcaatttgattggtccattcgcgttgttggctttaacaacgaattaaattttaacaaagttgTCTATAGGCTGGCCctaatgtgtttttttgtaaaatctacAAAGGGGGAATaaatcgtaattttttaaactagagAGAAATTTgaggaaattaaatttttgctaaatatgtTGCAGTGTgtgcaattaattttatttgtgtgcaAATTCGCACAAAGGCAAATTGTGTTTGTCTGCAAAAAccgaaataaaatattgccGTTCTAATAACACCGCTAGATAAAATTACATCAACTTAACTAATTTCATTGCATCGCCCGGggaaattttgtacatttcAAACATTAATTTTCCACGTGAAAAGagcaaataaaatcaaatagaCCGTCGAAAATTATCATATATGGAGAGTGGAGCTTCTTTGTTGAAACATATTTGAATATATCTTGCTTACGTTTCGAAATAAAACTTCAAAGCGTCGTCGAAACGCCaacatttgcaaaaatcgAAACTGTGCCGTGACTCGCCTAACAATTTTATAATGGGATTAGTGAAATACGAGACTCGAtgcattttataataaaaacaataattgatCGCTTCTCTCTATTTCAGGATTTTTCAAGTGAATTTCTAGCAAATTGAAAagtacaattaatttttctcagggcagcacaattaaaaaacaaattgcttCGTTTATTTCAAGTCCGGGGATTAAAACTTGGAAACGTTTAATTTTCCCTCAGAATTTCTGATCGATTGCAAACTTTTGCAGCTTATTAGGTCACTTCTGGCATAATCCGTGAAAATAGCATCGTTAAAACTCGAGATAATGATGAAAATTGAATAGTTTGATTGGGAAAATTGCAGGTTGAGCAAACcggaagaaaaaaattatttgttccgCAAAATTTTCGTCAAAAGGTAATTGGCGGATGCTTGTtattaccctaattaagcagcacggaaaaaattcaattaaattttt of the Tribolium castaneum strain GA2 chromosome 1, icTriCast1.1, whole genome shotgun sequence genome contains:
- the LOC661364 gene encoding ethanolamine-phosphate cytidylyltransferase; the protein is MSTQPSRVKVWCDGCYDLVHFGHANSLRQAKLLGDHLVVGVHSDADITRHKGPPVYTFDERCKLISAIRWVDQVVEGSPYVTSLKTLDQYECDFCCHGDDITLTADGSDTYKEIKLEGRYREVQRTPGISTTGLVARILGKASRSPWTGSSFQLSTRKIVEFSGGEARKVGDKVVYVCGGFDLFHVGHVQFLEKVAELGDYVIVGLYSDEVVRGYKGADYPVMRMHERLLGVLACKYVSEVVIDAPFHVTEDLVNNFLIDVVVSGSLGTGEEGVEDPFKYPKQVGIFLQVNSESDVTTETIIERIRRNKFQYEERNERKEQKEIDLINDKHS